A single window of Zootoca vivipara chromosome 17, rZooViv1.1, whole genome shotgun sequence DNA harbors:
- the AQP10 gene encoding aquaporin-10: protein MIYTRFLARAQASLRLRSHLIRQCLAELLGVFMLIVITLSASAQATTSEGTKGGYFSSALASGIAVMVAIHVSGGVSGGHLNPAFSLTMCLLGQCPWWKLPIFSVIQTMGAFLGAGAVYMLYYDAIHSYSNGTLEVTGTRETASIFATYPAPYLSLGNGFFDQVLGTGVLILSILAIIDSRNKRIPHGLEPMGVGLLVTALSLAMGANCSCAINPARDLGPRLFTYLAGWGPQVFSAGNYWWWVPIVAPMVGATIGTAVYELGVEFHHPLPQDEEETSTTKKHQPGTEKDTEIPIYAVNKYAEDWRGGSTGIPPDGGHSKWETSNSL from the exons ATGATTTACACCCGCTTCTTAGCCAGAGCGCAAGCCAGCCTCCGTCTCCGCAGCCACCTAATTCGCCAGTGCCTCGCAGAGCTCCTGGGGGTCTTCATGTTGATC gTGATTACTCTGAGCGCATCTGCACAGGCCACCACCAGCGAAGGGACGAAGGGCGGCTATTTTAGCTCAGCCCTGGCAAGTGGAATTGCTGTGATGGTAGCCATCCATGTTTCGGGAGGAGTCTCTG gaGGGCACTTAAATCCAGCCTTTTCGCTCACCATGTGTCTGCTTGGCCAATGTCCATGGTGGAAGCTGCCCATCTTCTCTGTCATTCAGACTATGGGAGCCTTTTTGGGCGCAGGCGCAGTCTACATGCTTTATTACG ACGCCATCCACAGCTACAGCAACGGGACCCTTGAGGTCACCGGAACCAGAGAAACCGCCTCCATCTTTGCCACCTACCCAGCTCCCTACCTGTCGCTTGGCAACGGCTTCTTCGACCAG GTCCTGGGCACCGGGGTGTTGATATTGAGCATCTTGGCCATTATCGACTCCCGCAACAAGCGCATCCCACATGGACTGGAGCCCATGGGGGTGGGCTTGCTAGTCACCGCTCTCAGCCTGGCAATGGGAGCCAACTGTAGCTGCGCCATCAACCCAGCCCGGGACCTGGGCCCGCGGCTCTTCACCTACCTGGCCGGATGGGGGCCCCAGGTGTTCAG TGCCGGAAACTACTGGTGGTGGGTTCCGATCGTGGCTCCGATGGTGGGGGCCACCATTGGGACGGCTGTGTATGAGCTCGGGGTGGAGTTTCACCACCCACTGCCCCAGGACGAGGAAGAGACCTCGACCACCAAGAAGCATCAGCCAGGGACGGAAAAGGATACGGAGATCCCGATTTATGCCGTGAATAAGTACGCAGAGGATTGGAGAGGCGGGAGCACAGGCATCCCCCCGGACGGGGGCCATAGCAAATGGGAAACTTCAAATTCCCTTTAA
- the HAX1 gene encoding HCLS1-associated protein X-1 — protein MSLYDVFRGFFGFPGERRPRDPFFGGITRDDDDEDDEDGFGARHPGDFGFGFTFSPGGMRFHDTFGFDELFQDFNNLFQEMGARSLPSGPFDFPEPLAPSPEKRQTLRDFMLKRPDSQRSSSRALEDDSGPTAPERRPWQPFQGLRGTDPPLPELKDTPKEDRDLDSQVTSKGLETILPPAQPRSYFKSVSITKVVAPDGTVEERRTVRDSQGHKETVVTRQSGGEPRPGFDGGRQGGSGDLAPFHSRPGEDLGDSASILDTFFRRWF, from the exons ATGAGCCTCTACGACGTATTTCGGGGTTTCTTCGGCTTCCCCGGGGAGCGGAG GCCCCGCGACCCCTTCTTTGGGGGAATCACACGGGATGACGACGATGAGGATGATGAAGACGGCTTTGGGGCGAGGCACCCCGGGGACTTTGGGTTCGGGTTCACATTCAGCCCAGGCGGGATGCGTTTCCACGACACCTTCGGGTTTGACGAGCTGTTCCAGGATTTCAACAACCTCTTCCAAGAGATGGGAGCGAGGAGTTTGCCATCTGGGCCCTTTG ATTTCCCAGAGCCACTGGCACCATCACCTGAGAAGAGGCAGACTCTGCGGGATTTCATGCTGAAACGTCCAGATAGCCAGAGGTCTAGCAGCCGAGCCCTAGAGGACGACTCAGGCCCCACAGCTCCAGAGAGGAGGCCCTGGCAGCCGTTCCAAGGG ctGCGAGGGACTGATCCACCTCTCCCAGAACTGAAAGATACCCCAAAGGAAGACAGAG ATCTGGACTCGCAGGTCACGTCCAAAGGGCTCGAGACTATTCTTCCGCCAGCCCAACCCCGGTCATATTTCAAAAGCGTCTCAATCACAAAAGTGGTAGCACCAGATGGG ACGGTGGAAGAGAGGCGGACGGTGCGTGACAGTCAGGGCCACAAGGAGACAGTTGTCACCCGCCAGAGCGGAGGGGAGCCACGTCCAGGGTTTGATGGTGGCCGGCAAGGAGGCTCAG GAGACCTGGCGCCCTTCCACTCACGCCCTGGAGAGGACCTAGGCGACTCCGCTTCCATCCTGGACACTTTTTTCCGCCGTTGGTTCTAG